In Aridibaculum aurantiacum, the following proteins share a genomic window:
- a CDS encoding fasciclin domain-containing protein gives MNIKFYKVVFSLFFAAVFLGSCKKWDDHNAITDAMAGKDLFQQISENGDLSTFTDLLRKSGYDQVISSSRTFTVFAPVNAALASLDPAIVADSARLRAFVGNHITNLVYTTTAGTGAQRIQMLNGKYNNMNGRLLEDANITVADRYAKNGMLHIVDKMLPALPNVWQLLETNATVPAAQKNYLLSIFRNVFNPATAVQIGVDPNTGLPVYQPGTDSIRTNVFWNNVYDLRDERKQYTFFVMADAAWDAEVNKFKPYFATGTADSTTNLASFEVVKDLAFEGYYLPNALPDTLISKFNTKVGIDRTKIVQSIKVSNGIVHVMSSLPVTPKGKFKDIIVQGESYSFSSANRAGNTYFRDKMNPVTGRQFRDVLVYQHGLALFNLGYNVRNVPSLKYKAYWVALNDNINGITGVFKQKIGIGTATSTILPYVNVNPNVYDEVYLGEFTLTSFQPLLQVFLTADNSTNASLNLIVLDYVRFEPVL, from the coding sequence ATGAATATCAAATTCTATAAGGTAGTTTTTTCACTGTTCTTTGCAGCTGTATTCCTGGGCAGCTGTAAAAAGTGGGATGATCATAATGCCATTACAGATGCTATGGCAGGTAAGGATCTATTCCAGCAAATAAGCGAGAACGGAGACCTGAGCACATTTACAGACCTGCTAAGAAAATCAGGTTACGACCAGGTTATTTCCAGCTCAAGAACGTTCACTGTTTTTGCACCGGTTAATGCTGCCCTGGCTTCTCTTGACCCGGCTATAGTAGCGGATAGTGCACGTTTGAGAGCATTTGTAGGTAACCACATTACCAACCTGGTGTATACAACCACTGCAGGTACGGGAGCACAGCGCATACAAATGCTTAATGGCAAGTACAACAATATGAATGGCAGATTGCTGGAAGATGCCAACATCACTGTTGCTGATCGTTATGCAAAAAATGGTATGCTGCATATTGTTGACAAGATGCTTCCTGCATTGCCTAACGTATGGCAGCTGTTAGAAACAAATGCTACAGTACCGGCTGCTCAAAAGAACTACCTGTTATCTATTTTCAGAAATGTTTTCAATCCTGCTACAGCGGTTCAGATAGGAGTTGATCCAAATACAGGCCTGCCTGTTTACCAGCCTGGTACTGATTCTATTCGTACCAATGTTTTCTGGAACAATGTATATGACCTGCGTGATGAAAGAAAACAATACACATTTTTTGTAATGGCAGATGCAGCATGGGATGCAGAGGTAAACAAGTTCAAACCATACTTTGCTACCGGAACAGCTGACAGCACCACCAATCTTGCCAGCTTCGAGGTTGTTAAAGACCTTGCTTTCGAAGGGTACTATTTACCTAACGCTCTTCCGGATACTTTGATCTCTAAGTTTAATACCAAAGTGGGTATAGACAGGACAAAGATTGTTCAGTCTATTAAAGTGAGCAATGGTATTGTGCATGTAATGAGCAGTCTTCCTGTTACACCAAAAGGTAAGTTTAAAGATATCATTGTACAAGGTGAAAGCTATAGTTTCAGTTCAGCCAACAGGGCAGGTAATACCTATTTCAGGGATAAGATGAACCCGGTAACTGGTCGCCAGTTCAGGGACGTATTAGTTTACCAACATGGATTGGCACTGTTCAACCTCGGCTACAATGTGCGTAATGTTCCTTCACTAAAATACAAGGCTTACTGGGTAGCTTTAAATGATAACATCAACGGTATTACGGGAGTTTTCAAGCAAAAGATAGGTATAGGTACTGCTACTTCTACCATACTTCCTTATGTGAACGTTAATCCAAATGTATACGATGAAGTGTATTTAGGTGAGTTTACATTAACCAGTTTTCAACCATTGTTACAGGTATTCCTTACCGCAGATAATTCTACCAATGCCAGCCTTAACCTGATAGTGTTAGATTATGTAAGGTTCGAGCCTGTTTTATAA
- a CDS encoding fasciclin domain-containing protein gives MKTKLSLWAFAFSLLACSVAFLSSCKKEDLKMTTTDDVNVVGYLKKNLDSFSLFKEILDRTETSAFLDAYGAYTVFAPTNHGVKTFLASINAPSVEAADINVLKEIVKFHILEDTVNTASFTDGKLPVPTMHGQFLITGVSNDGGFSSYIVNRQANVLRTNVRVGNGLIHVTNNVLVPAKTTIAKQLEDNPEYSIFVEALKATGHFTLLNTVNPDTSKRWKTVIAETNRALSDSGINSYAALRAKYSNTGNPANPLDSLNLYVAYHIIDGIKFLGDIINQPSHLTLQPQEVITVQLINQEVILNTAEFNGVVEPGVLLVRSKSDNSATNGVWHTANAHFAAKFRKPTAVYWDLAKFPEIMRMTAIYGRGTHTFYKNSAADRPIKDIDWEWKGENYLRYEYGTTSTLHNFAVFNDILTIPLGAPSNNNRATWIEFTTPPIIKGRYKVWICYRNRNAVTLNVRVNGELMQRPVNLGQGVPAGTDAELESLGWKRYTTGGSFAGRLVGTVDLQTTQRHSLRFEAISGSNRDLHFDMVHFIPVDDHQYLPRFRPDGTPVF, from the coding sequence ATGAAAACAAAATTATCCCTTTGGGCTTTCGCTTTTAGCTTATTGGCTTGCAGTGTTGCATTCCTGAGCAGCTGTAAGAAAGAGGATTTAAAGATGACCACAACAGATGATGTGAACGTGGTTGGCTATTTGAAGAAGAACCTTGACTCTTTCTCCCTGTTCAAAGAAATATTGGACAGAACAGAGACCAGTGCATTCTTAGACGCCTACGGTGCTTACACTGTTTTTGCTCCTACTAATCATGGTGTAAAAACATTTCTTGCATCTATCAATGCGCCAAGTGTTGAAGCTGCAGACATTAATGTTTTGAAAGAGATCGTGAAGTTTCATATCCTGGAAGACACTGTGAACACCGCTTCATTTACAGATGGTAAGCTGCCGGTGCCTACAATGCATGGCCAGTTTCTTATTACAGGTGTATCCAACGATGGTGGCTTTTCAAGCTACATTGTTAACCGCCAGGCAAATGTTTTACGTACCAATGTCAGGGTAGGTAATGGACTGATACATGTTACAAACAATGTTCTTGTTCCTGCAAAAACTACCATTGCAAAGCAACTGGAAGATAATCCTGAATATTCCATTTTTGTAGAAGCGCTCAAGGCAACAGGTCATTTCACTTTGCTGAATACAGTTAATCCTGATACGTCTAAAAGGTGGAAAACTGTAATAGCTGAAACCAACAGGGCATTGTCTGACAGTGGTATTAATTCTTACGCAGCACTAAGGGCAAAATATTCTAATACCGGTAATCCAGCTAATCCTTTAGATAGCCTGAACCTGTATGTAGCTTACCATATCATTGATGGTATTAAATTCCTTGGTGATATCATCAACCAGCCTTCTCACCTTACGTTGCAGCCGCAGGAGGTAATCACTGTACAGTTGATAAACCAGGAAGTGATTCTGAATACAGCTGAATTCAATGGTGTAGTAGAGCCGGGTGTGCTTCTGGTAAGAAGCAAAAGTGATAACTCTGCTACCAATGGTGTATGGCATACAGCAAATGCACACTTTGCTGCTAAATTCAGGAAGCCAACTGCAGTGTATTGGGATCTTGCGAAGTTCCCTGAGATCATGCGTATGACCGCGATATATGGTAGAGGTACACATACTTTCTACAAGAACAGTGCAGCTGACAGACCTATCAAGGATATTGATTGGGAGTGGAAGGGAGAGAACTACCTGCGTTACGAATATGGTACTACATCTACACTACACAACTTTGCTGTGTTCAATGATATTCTTACTATTCCATTAGGCGCTCCTTCTAATAACAATCGTGCTACTTGGATTGAGTTTACCACACCACCAATCATCAAAGGCCGCTACAAAGTTTGGATCTGCTATCGTAACAGGAATGCAGTAACACTAAACGTGCGTGTGAATGGCGAACTGATGCAGCGCCCGGTTAACTTAGGCCAGGGTGTACCTGCAGGTACAGATGCTGAACTGGAAAGTTTAGGCTGGAAGCGTTATACTACCGGTGGCTCATTTGCTGGAAGATTGGTTGGTACAGTTGATCTTCAGACTACGCAAAGGCATTCACTGCGTTTTGAAGCAATATCAGGTAGCAACAGGGATCTTCACTTTGATATGGTTCACTTTATACCTGTAGATGATCACCAGTACCTGCCGCGCTTCAGGCCAGATGGTACTCCCGTTTTTTAA